The following proteins are encoded in a genomic region of Dioscorea cayenensis subsp. rotundata cultivar TDr96_F1 chromosome 8, TDr96_F1_v2_PseudoChromosome.rev07_lg8_w22 25.fasta, whole genome shotgun sequence:
- the LOC120267875 gene encoding glycosyltransferase BC10-like: MPLLSELRYKCVGFDAGEWRGFDSKVVLFRSIRMQARVLTIEEGKDLAQRTQPRVFPMRVLKVLGFLSTLGICFFIASMYMTRYYGIPNVVSQARSSFQVCWEEPRGLQWWIKPPSKLLHNMTDEELFWRASMEPQVEKYPFKRVRKVAFMFLTIGPLPLSPLWEKYFKGNERLYSIYIHSLPNYKADFLESSVFYRRQIPSQVSEWGKMSMCDAERRLLANALLDISNEWFVLLSESCIPLYPFSITYRYLMRSRFSYVGAFDDPSPHGRGRYDPNMAPEVDISLWRKASQWFEVNRELAVIIIKDTKFYPKFKEFCKPDCYVDEHYFPTMLTIETPHKIANRTITWVDWSRGGAHPATFGKADITESFLKTIVEGQTCLFNGQKSNLCYMFARKFAPSALEPLLQLAPDLLGYG, translated from the exons ATGCCATTGTTGAGCGAGTTAAG ATACAAATGTGTTGGTTTTGATGCTGGAGAATGGAGAGGATTTGATTCAAAG GTGGTGCTTTTTAGGTCGATTAGGATGCAAGCTAGGGTTTTGACAATAGAGGAGGGGAAGGATTTGGCACAGAGAACTCAGCCTAGAGTGTTTCCAATGAGAGTACTTAAAGTTCTTGGCTTTTTGTCTACCCTTGGCATCTGCTTTTTCATTGCTAGTATGTATATGACCCGGTACTATGGAATCCCAAATGTAGTTTCTCAAGCAAGATCAAGCTTTCAAGTATGTTGGGAAGAACCAAGAGGTCTCCAATGGTGGATCAAACCGCCGTCAAAATTGTTGCACAATATGACTGATGAGGAGTTGTTTTGGCGTGCGTCGATGGAGCCTCAGGTGGAGAAGTATCCATTTAAGAGGGTTCGCAAAGTTGCTTTCATGTTTTTGACGATTGGGCCATTGCCATTGTCACCGCTTTGGGAGAAGTATTTCAAAGGAAATGAAAGGCTTTATTCAATTTATATTCATTCATTGCCAAATTACAAGGCTGATTTTCTGGAGAGCTCAGTGTTCTACCGAAGACAAATACCTAGTCAG GTTTCTGAGTGGGGAAAGATGAGCATGTGTGATGCTGAAAGGCGCCTACTTGCAAATGCACTGCTTGATATCTCAAATGAATGGTTTGTGCTGCTGTCGGAGTCATGCATCCCCCTCTATCCTTTCAGTATCACTTACCGATACTTGATGAGATCTCGTTTCAGTTATGTCGGTGCTTTTGATGATCCAAGCCCTCATGGAAGAGGCAGGTATGATCCAAACATGGCGCCTGAGGTGGACATATCCCTCTGGCGCAAAGCCTCCCAGTGGTTTGAAGTGAACAGAGAACTTGCAGTTATTATAATCAAAGACACCAAATTCTATCCAAAGTTCAAAGAATTCTGCAAACCCGATTGCTACGTCGATGAGCACTACTTCCCAACAATGCTCACCATCGAAACACCTCACAAGATAGCAAACCGAACGATAACTTGGGTAGACTGGTCGAGAGGTGGTGCTCATCCTGCAACATTCGGGAAAGCTGATATCACTGAATCATTTCTGAAGACGATCGTCGAGGGGCAGACTTGTTTATTCAATGgtcaaaaatcaaatctttgTTACATGTTTGCAAGAAAGTTTGCGCCGAGTGCTCTGGAACCTCTTCTTCAGTTAGCTCCTGATTTGCTCGGCTATGGTTGA